A DNA window from Burkholderiales bacterium contains the following coding sequences:
- a CDS encoding glutamate/aspartate ABC transporter substrate-binding protein, giving the protein MNHFSRLLLACVACSVFTAPAVAEELSGTLKKIKDSSTILLGHRESSIPFAYYDDKQQVVGYSMEIAYKIVDAVKKRLNMPKLQVQLNPVTSQTRIPLIQNGTIDLECGSTTNNLERQKQVAFSNTIFLIGTRLLTRKNSGIKDFPGLAGKTAVTTAGTTSERLIRKMNEEKKLGMNIISAKDHGESFLMVESGRAAAFMMDDALLAGEMAKAKDPGEWVIVGQPQSFEAYGCMLRKDDPQFKKLVDDTLSGIMKSGEIEKIYAKWFLSPIPPKGLNLNFPISDKLKAVFKNPSDKAYD; this is encoded by the coding sequence ATGAACCACTTTTCCCGTTTGCTTCTGGCATGCGTCGCGTGCTCGGTATTCACTGCTCCTGCCGTCGCCGAGGAACTCTCCGGCACCCTCAAGAAAATTAAGGATTCCAGCACTATTCTTCTCGGCCACCGCGAATCTTCGATCCCGTTCGCTTACTACGACGACAAACAGCAGGTGGTGGGATACTCCATGGAAATCGCCTACAAAATCGTCGATGCGGTGAAAAAGCGGCTCAACATGCCGAAGCTCCAGGTTCAGCTCAATCCGGTAACCTCCCAGACCCGGATTCCGCTGATCCAGAACGGCACCATCGATCTCGAATGCGGATCCACCACCAACAACCTGGAGCGCCAGAAACAGGTCGCCTTCTCCAACACCATTTTCTTGATCGGAACACGGCTGCTTACCAGGAAGAACTCCGGCATTAAGGATTTTCCCGGCCTCGCCGGCAAGACCGCGGTGACCACCGCCGGCACCACCTCCGAGCGCCTCATCCGCAAGATGAACGAAGAGAAGAAGCTGGGCATGAACATCATCAGCGCGAAGGACCACGGAGAGTCGTTCCTCATGGTGGAGTCGGGCCGCGCTGCCGCGTTCATGATGGACGATGCCTTGCTCGCGGGCGAGATGGCCAAGGCGAAGGACCCCGGTGAATGGGTAATCGTCGGCCAACCCCAGTCGTTTGAGGCCTACGGCTGCATGCTGCGCAAAGACGATCCCCAATTCAAGAAGCTGGTGGACGACACTCTGTCCGGCATCATGAAGAGTGGCGAGATCGAGAAAATTTACGCCAAGTGGTTCCTGAGCCCCATCCCGCCGAAGGGGTTGAACCTGAACTTCCCCATAAGCGACAAGCTCAAGGCCGTGTTCAAGAACCCGAGCGACAAAGCCTACGATTAG
- a CDS encoding acylphosphatase, whose translation MVKHLRIHGLVQGVFFRETMRHQAEKFGVTGWVSNCSDMSVEAMVQGTPEALDAIIAWARHGPETAQVEHVEIDQGEGNFTRFDILRSR comes from the coding sequence ATGGTCAAGCATTTGCGCATTCACGGCCTGGTGCAAGGCGTGTTTTTCCGCGAAACCATGCGCCACCAGGCGGAGAAGTTCGGCGTCACTGGCTGGGTGTCCAACTGTTCCGATATGAGCGTGGAAGCGATGGTGCAGGGAACCCCCGAAGCGTTGGATGCCATCATCGCCTGGGCGCGTCACGGACCTGAAACGGCACAGGTCGAGCATGTGGAAATTGACCAAGGGGAAGGAAATTTCACGCGCTTTGATATACTGCGCAGCCGCTGA
- a CDS encoding TraB/GumN family protein, translating into MSKLTGLVLASFLALASCFAAGDDLPMPFSKGLLWKVEKADARPSHIFGTIHLDDARVTNLPAPVRQAFAHSTSFTMEMIIDEASTQKFLTAMLLADSSLQSLLGESLFAETAGLMAEYGMPQEITARFKPWAVMLTLVLPKERQGVIVDNVLYQQALSQKKSVHQLENVEEQISVFDGLPTDVQVGLLKQTVTHHDLIPGMVEKSIQAYLKRDLGAMWDINNSIMETDTDKRFNETFLQRVLYDRNARMVERLQPRLQEGDAFVAMGALHLYGSKGVLSLLKARGYQITRMY; encoded by the coding sequence ATGAGCAAGCTCACTGGTTTGGTCTTGGCCTCATTTCTTGCGCTGGCTTCGTGCTTTGCCGCCGGGGATGACCTGCCTATGCCGTTTTCCAAGGGCTTGCTGTGGAAAGTGGAGAAGGCCGATGCCCGTCCCAGCCACATCTTCGGCACCATTCATCTCGATGATGCGCGCGTCACCAATCTGCCTGCGCCGGTGAGGCAGGCTTTTGCGCACAGCACCAGCTTCACCATGGAAATGATTATTGACGAGGCGAGCACACAAAAATTTCTTACGGCCATGCTGCTCGCAGACAGCAGCTTGCAATCACTGCTGGGCGAGTCTTTGTTTGCAGAAACCGCCGGCTTGATGGCCGAATACGGCATGCCGCAGGAAATCACCGCGCGCTTCAAGCCCTGGGCGGTCATGCTCACGCTGGTCTTGCCCAAGGAGCGGCAGGGCGTCATCGTGGACAATGTACTGTACCAACAAGCGCTGTCGCAGAAGAAGAGTGTGCACCAGCTGGAAAACGTGGAAGAGCAGATTTCAGTGTTCGACGGCCTGCCGACGGACGTGCAGGTGGGCTTGCTAAAACAAACCGTGACCCACCACGACCTGATTCCCGGCATGGTGGAAAAATCCATCCAGGCTTATCTCAAGCGTGATTTGGGCGCGATGTGGGATATCAACAACAGCATCATGGAAACGGACACCGACAAGCGCTTCAACGAAACCTTTCTGCAGCGAGTGCTTTACGACCGGAATGCGCGCATGGTGGAGCGCCTGCAGCCGCGCTTGCAGGAAGGCGACGCTTTTGTCGCCATGGGCGCGCTGCATTTGTACGGAAGTAAAGGTGTGCTGAGCCTGCTTAAGGCCCGCGGCTACCAGATTACACGAATGTATTGA
- a CDS encoding amino acid ABC transporter permease yields MNYHWNWGVFLQQTPDGSATYLQWLISGLGWTVVVALSGWVMALALGSVLGVMRTVPNKWLAGIASAYVEVFRNIPLLVQLFIWFYVVPELLPWGLGEKLKTMDPTLNAYLTAFLCLGWFTAARVCEQVRAGINSLPKGQKAAGTALGLTLAQTYRHVLLPMAFRIIIPPLGSEFMNIFKNSSVALTIGLLELTAQSRQISEYTANTFEAFIAATMLYICITLTAVIIMRWLENRNRVPGYIGGGER; encoded by the coding sequence GTGAACTATCACTGGAATTGGGGCGTTTTCCTTCAGCAGACGCCCGACGGTTCTGCCACCTACCTGCAGTGGTTAATTTCGGGCTTGGGTTGGACCGTGGTGGTCGCTTTGTCCGGCTGGGTCATGGCGCTGGCGCTGGGCTCGGTGCTGGGCGTGATGCGCACCGTCCCGAACAAGTGGCTTGCCGGTATCGCTTCCGCTTATGTCGAGGTCTTCCGCAACATTCCCCTGCTGGTGCAGCTTTTCATCTGGTTTTACGTCGTGCCTGAGCTGCTCCCTTGGGGACTGGGCGAGAAACTCAAGACGATGGACCCGACGCTCAACGCGTACCTGACCGCTTTCCTCTGTCTCGGCTGGTTCACCGCGGCGCGGGTGTGCGAGCAGGTGCGCGCCGGCATCAACTCCCTGCCGAAGGGGCAAAAGGCTGCCGGCACTGCCTTGGGGTTGACCCTGGCCCAGACTTACCGCCATGTGCTGCTGCCGATGGCTTTCCGCATCATCATCCCGCCGCTCGGCAGCGAGTTCATGAACATCTTCAAGAACTCCTCTGTGGCGCTCACCATCGGACTGCTCGAACTCACCGCCCAAAGCCGCCAGATCAGTGAGTACACGGCAAACACCTTTGAAGCTTTCATTGCCGCGACTATGCTCTACATCTGCATCACGTTGACCGCGGTCATCATCATGCGCTGGCTGGAGAACCGCAACCGCGTGCCCGGCTATATCGGCGGAGGCGAACGATGA
- the apbC gene encoding iron-sulfur cluster carrier protein ApbC, translating into MAITEQQVQSALKEITDPYTHKDYVSSKWAKNIKIDGNDVSLDIALGYPAKSVSEQIRKQVIARLKTLPGVGNISVNVSTKIVSHSVQRGVKLIPNVKNIIAVASGKGGVGKSTTAVNLALALLAEGASAGILDADIYGPSQPTMLGIQGRPESRDGKSLEPMEAHGLQAMSVGFLIDMDTPMVWRGPMVTQALEQLLTETRWRELDYLVVDMPPGTGDIQLTLAQKVPVTGAVIVTTPQDIALMDARKGLKMFEKVGIAIIGIVENMSTHICSKCGHEEHIFGAGGGKKMCKDYNAEFLGSLPLDINIREQTDSGMPTVVADPDGQISQIYRNIARRVALKIAEQAQDRSALFPKIVIQNT; encoded by the coding sequence ATGGCCATTACTGAACAGCAGGTGCAAAGCGCGCTTAAGGAAATCACCGATCCTTATACGCACAAGGACTACGTTTCCAGCAAGTGGGCTAAGAACATCAAGATTGACGGCAACGACGTCTCGCTCGACATCGCGCTCGGCTATCCGGCGAAAAGCGTGAGCGAGCAGATCCGCAAACAGGTCATCGCCAGGCTCAAAACCCTTCCCGGCGTCGGCAACATCAGTGTGAATGTTTCGACCAAAATTGTCTCGCACAGCGTGCAGCGGGGCGTAAAGCTCATTCCTAACGTCAAGAACATCATCGCCGTGGCTTCCGGCAAGGGGGGCGTGGGCAAATCCACCACCGCGGTGAATCTGGCTCTCGCCCTTTTGGCCGAGGGCGCATCGGCGGGGATACTGGACGCGGATATTTACGGCCCGTCGCAGCCGACCATGCTGGGAATTCAAGGCCGGCCGGAATCGCGCGACGGCAAGAGCCTCGAGCCGATGGAAGCGCATGGCCTGCAGGCGATGTCAGTCGGTTTCCTGATTGACATGGATACGCCCATGGTGTGGCGCGGGCCGATGGTGACGCAGGCGCTGGAACAATTGCTTACCGAAACCCGCTGGCGTGAACTGGATTACCTGGTGGTGGATATGCCGCCCGGCACCGGCGATATTCAACTGACGCTGGCGCAGAAAGTGCCGGTCACTGGCGCGGTGATCGTCACCACGCCGCAGGATATTGCGCTGATGGACGCGCGCAAGGGGCTCAAGATGTTCGAGAAAGTTGGGATTGCCATCATCGGCATCGTGGAAAACATGAGCACCCACATCTGTTCCAAGTGCGGGCATGAAGAGCATATTTTCGGCGCGGGCGGCGGCAAGAAGATGTGCAAGGATTACAACGCGGAGTTTTTAGGTTCGCTCCCTCTCGACATCAACATCCGCGAGCAGACGGATTCCGGCATGCCGACTGTGGTGGCCGACCCCGACGGGCAAATCAGCCAGATTTACCGCAACATCGCCCGCCGCGTTGCGCTCAAGATTGCAGAGCAGGCGCAGGACCGCAGCGCGCTGTTCCCGAAGATTGTGATTCAGAATACATAA
- the metG gene encoding methionine--tRNA ligase gives MKRKILVTSALPYANGAIHLGHLVEYIQTDIWVRFQKMQGHECYYVCADDTHGTPIMLRAEAEGITPEALIERMHGEHLHDFQGFHIEFDNYYSTHSDETRYYANDIYAKLGQAGLIEKRAIEQFYDPVKEMFLPDRFIKGECPKCHSKDQYGDACEVCGSAYSPTELINPYSAVSGTAPVKKKSEHHFFKLDKCEKFLKEWTQSGERLQPKAANKLKEWFAAGLHDWDISRDAPYFGFPIPGTDNKKFFYVWLDAPIGYMGSFKNLCKQKTIDFDDFWKKDSKTDLYHFIGKDILYFHALFWPAMLEHSGYRTPTKIYAHGFLTVNGEKMSKSRGTFITARSYLDQNLNPEWLRYYYAAKLNSTMEDIDLNLEDFVARVNSDLVGKYVNIASRCAGFITKLFGGRLASSLPKVDPTLYVKQVSDEEVAREIARRQREGQGAMMVGKGYVFRQGYDAGDMFDWVRNLGLDVRHAYEQREFGRVVRQVMELADVANRYVDDKKPWELAKDPARQEPLHVVCTIGINLFRLLTLYLKPVLPKVAADVEAFLGVPPLQWHDADTLLPAGHKINPYQHLMTRVDPKQITALVKANKETMMTTPSPQPSPTRGEGEKAVANVAQITIDDFNKVDLRIAKIVKAEHVDGADKLLRLTLDLGNGQRTVLAGIKPAYAPEQLIGRLTVAVVNLAPRKMKFGVSESMVLAAGDGKDIYLLSPDSGAQPGMKVK, from the coding sequence ATGAAGCGCAAAATCCTCGTCACTTCCGCCCTGCCCTACGCCAACGGCGCGATTCATCTGGGGCATCTGGTCGAATACATTCAGACCGATATCTGGGTGCGCTTCCAGAAAATGCAGGGGCACGAGTGCTACTACGTCTGCGCCGACGACACCCACGGTACTCCCATCATGCTGCGCGCGGAAGCCGAGGGCATTACACCCGAAGCTTTGATTGAACGCATGCACGGTGAGCACTTGCACGATTTTCAGGGCTTCCATATCGAGTTCGACAATTACTACTCGACTCATTCCGACGAAACCCGGTACTACGCCAACGATATTTACGCCAAGCTCGGCCAGGCGGGGCTGATTGAAAAACGCGCCATCGAGCAATTCTACGACCCGGTCAAGGAAATGTTCCTGCCCGACCGGTTCATCAAGGGCGAATGCCCCAAGTGCCACTCCAAGGACCAGTATGGTGACGCCTGCGAGGTGTGCGGCTCGGCGTATTCGCCCACCGAACTGATTAATCCCTATTCGGCGGTTTCCGGCACAGCCCCGGTAAAAAAGAAGTCGGAGCACCACTTCTTCAAGCTCGACAAATGCGAAAAGTTTCTCAAGGAATGGACTCAATCGGGCGAACGTTTGCAACCCAAGGCGGCTAATAAGCTAAAAGAGTGGTTCGCTGCCGGCCTGCACGACTGGGATATCTCGCGCGACGCGCCTTACTTCGGCTTTCCTATCCCTGGCACAGATAACAAGAAGTTTTTTTACGTCTGGCTCGATGCGCCCATCGGCTACATGGGGAGCTTCAAGAATCTTTGCAAGCAAAAAACCATTGATTTCGACGATTTCTGGAAAAAAGACTCCAAGACCGATCTGTACCACTTCATCGGCAAGGACATTCTTTATTTCCATGCGCTGTTCTGGCCGGCGATGCTCGAACACTCGGGCTATCGCACGCCGACCAAGATCTACGCCCACGGCTTTCTCACCGTGAACGGCGAGAAGATGTCCAAGAGCCGCGGCACGTTCATCACGGCCAGAAGTTATCTCGACCAAAACCTTAATCCAGAGTGGCTACGTTACTACTACGCCGCCAAGCTCAATTCGACCATGGAGGACATTGACCTGAACTTGGAAGATTTTGTTGCGCGGGTGAACAGTGATTTGGTGGGTAAGTACGTCAATATCGCGAGCCGATGTGCCGGGTTCATAACCAAGCTCTTCGGTGGGAGGCTTGCCAGTAGTCTCCCCAAAGTCGATCCCACTCTGTATGTGAAACAGGTGTCGGATGAGGAAGTAGCCCGAGAGATCGCGCGGAGGCAACGCGAGGGACAGGGCGCCATGATGGTCGGAAAGGGATATGTATTTCGCCAAGGCTACGATGCCGGAGATATGTTCGATTGGGTCCGCAATCTTGGACTGGATGTTCGGCACGCATATGAGCAGCGGGAGTTCGGGCGGGTAGTTCGGCAAGTAATGGAACTGGCCGACGTTGCCAATCGATACGTCGATGACAAAAAGCCCTGGGAGTTAGCCAAGGACCCTGCTCGACAAGAGCCGTTACACGTAGTGTGCACAATTGGGATAAACCTCTTTCGCCTACTCACGCTCTACCTTAAGCCAGTGCTACCGAAGGTCGCAGCGGATGTGGAAGCTTTCCTCGGCGTGCCGCCTCTCCAGTGGCACGATGCCGACACTCTTTTGCCTGCCGGGCACAAGATCAACCCATACCAACATCTCATGACCCGCGTAGATCCCAAGCAGATCACCGCGCTGGTTAAGGCAAACAAGGAAACGATGATGACCACCCCCTCTCCCCAGCCCTCTCCCACCAGGGGAGAGGGAGAAAAAGCCGTCGCAAATGTGGCGCAGATCACGATTGACGATTTCAACAAGGTGGACCTGCGCATCGCTAAAATCGTCAAAGCCGAGCACGTGGATGGCGCGGACAAATTGCTCAGACTCACGCTTGACCTGGGCAACGGACAGCGCACGGTCTTGGCCGGCATCAAGCCGGCCTATGCTCCGGAGCAGCTAATAGGACGTCTCACCGTAGCGGTTGTCAATCTCGCGCCGCGCAAGATGAAGTTCGGCGTTTCCGAAAGCATGGTGCTGGCTGCGGGTGACGGCAAAGACATTTATTTGTTAAGCCCCGATTCCGGCGCTCAGCCTGGAATGAAAGTAAAGTAG
- the dnaE gene encoding DNA polymerase III subunit alpha, whose product MPQPAFVHLRLHSEYSIVDGIVRLDAAVNKAAGDRMPALALTDLNNLFGMVKFYQAARKAGLKPIIGCDMWISNEADRDKPFRLLLLAQSYPGYLLLCRLISRAYRSNQHRGRPEIRKIWFAEAPTEGLIALSGALQGDIGIALLQDNRKQAEKLAKEWEALFPQRFYIELQRSGAPHGEHYVQRALELASNLKLPVVATHPVQFLEADDFKAHEARVCIAEGYVLGDQRRPRQFTEQQYFKTQAEMAELLADIPEALANSVEIAKRCNLKIELGKSRLPLFPTPNNVSLDEYLSQRAQQGLKQRLEALYPDAKEREKQLSKYQERLEFETRTIVQMGYSGYFLIVADFINWAKQNGVPVGPGRGSGAGSLVAYALGITDLDPLRYDLLFERFLNPERVSMPDFDVDFCQDGREKVIDYVKHKYGEDSVSQIATFGTMAAKAAVRDVGRVLDLPYNFCDQLAKLIPIQPGKTITLQMAREMEPQLKEREQKEEEVHELLALAERVEGLTRNVGMHAGGVLIAPGKLTDYCPLYVAQGAEAVMSQFDKDDVEQVGLIKFDFLGLTTLTILDWAVKFVRSQELGVRSDNKDASPLTPHPSPFSLENIPLNDKPTYEIFASGNTTAIFQCESRGMREMMIKARPDRFEDIIALIALYRPGPMELIPEFIRRKQGARVDYIDRRLEPVLSPTYGIMVYQEQVMQIAQVIGGYNLGAADLLRRAMGKKDAKEMARHRAIFVMGAGKNGVPERRANDLFDLMEKFAGYGFNKSHAAAYAVLAYQTAYLKAHFPAAFMAATLSADMDDTDKVQLLYKDCLDNRLEILPPDINRSGYRFAPVGERQIRYGLGAVKGTGETAIAAMVKARETGGLFRDLFDFCLRVDKRIVNRRSIDSLIRAGAFDSLNPHRASLLASIGIAMENSEQAQRSVNQVSLFNELEGTAMQKPALVEVPDWPETVRLQNEKMALGFYLSGHPFTAYQKSVQGLVKTRLSELTPQQQPVLLAGVIYSVRIQQTRRGRMAIVVLDDGSNQVETVVFSELFEANREFLKEDQLLIVEGKVGYDEYSGGLRITADKLYDLTAARNQFARVMRIRLNGEASASRLRTLLGPYRKGLCPVAVRYYNAQAMCEVQLGEEWRVNLDDDLLRDLCEWLEPENVEVVY is encoded by the coding sequence ATGCCTCAGCCCGCTTTCGTCCACCTGCGTCTGCACAGCGAGTATTCCATCGTCGACGGCATCGTGCGCCTCGACGCCGCAGTGAACAAGGCGGCCGGCGACCGCATGCCGGCGTTGGCGCTTACTGACCTCAACAACCTGTTCGGCATGGTGAAGTTCTATCAGGCGGCGCGCAAAGCCGGCTTGAAGCCCATCATCGGCTGCGATATGTGGATAAGCAACGAAGCTGATCGCGACAAGCCGTTCCGCCTGCTGCTGCTCGCCCAGTCGTATCCAGGTTATCTCCTGCTCTGCCGCTTGATTTCACGCGCTTACCGCAGCAACCAGCACCGTGGACGTCCTGAAATCCGCAAAATCTGGTTCGCCGAAGCGCCCACCGAGGGCCTGATTGCGCTTTCCGGCGCGCTGCAAGGCGACATCGGCATCGCGCTCCTGCAGGATAACCGCAAACAGGCGGAAAAACTTGCGAAAGAGTGGGAGGCGCTTTTCCCGCAACGTTTTTATATCGAGCTGCAGCGCTCGGGCGCGCCGCATGGCGAGCACTATGTGCAGCGCGCGCTGGAGCTTGCCTCCAACCTCAAGCTGCCGGTGGTGGCGACGCATCCGGTGCAGTTTCTCGAAGCCGATGATTTCAAGGCGCACGAAGCGCGGGTATGCATCGCCGAAGGCTACGTGCTCGGCGACCAGCGCCGCCCGCGGCAGTTTACCGAGCAGCAATATTTCAAGACTCAGGCGGAGATGGCGGAGCTCCTCGCCGATATTCCCGAAGCGCTTGCCAACAGCGTGGAAATCGCCAAGCGCTGCAATCTCAAAATCGAACTGGGCAAAAGCCGTCTGCCGCTTTTCCCCACGCCAAACAATGTGAGCCTCGACGAATACTTGAGCCAGCGCGCGCAACAAGGGCTCAAACAGCGCCTGGAAGCGCTTTATCCGGACGCCAAAGAGCGCGAGAAGCAGTTATCCAAATATCAGGAACGACTGGAGTTCGAGACCCGCACCATCGTGCAAATGGGTTATTCTGGTTATTTCCTGATTGTCGCGGACTTCATCAACTGGGCGAAGCAAAACGGCGTACCGGTGGGTCCCGGGCGCGGCTCCGGCGCGGGTTCGCTGGTCGCCTACGCGCTCGGCATCACCGATCTCGACCCCTTGCGCTACGACCTGCTGTTCGAGCGCTTTCTTAACCCCGAGCGTGTCTCCATGCCCGACTTCGACGTGGACTTCTGCCAGGACGGGCGCGAGAAAGTGATTGATTACGTCAAACACAAATACGGCGAGGACAGCGTGTCGCAAATCGCCACATTCGGCACCATGGCGGCGAAAGCGGCGGTGCGTGACGTCGGTCGCGTGCTCGATTTGCCCTACAACTTCTGCGACCAGCTGGCGAAACTCATTCCGATCCAGCCGGGCAAGACCATAACGCTGCAAATGGCGCGTGAGATGGAGCCGCAGCTCAAGGAGCGCGAGCAAAAAGAAGAGGAAGTGCACGAGCTGCTGGCGCTCGCAGAACGAGTGGAAGGCTTAACGCGCAATGTTGGCATGCACGCGGGCGGGGTTTTGATCGCACCGGGCAAGCTCACCGATTACTGCCCGCTATATGTGGCGCAAGGCGCGGAAGCGGTGATGAGCCAGTTCGACAAAGACGATGTCGAGCAGGTGGGCCTGATTAAATTCGATTTTCTGGGCTTGACCACGCTCACTATTCTCGACTGGGCCGTTAAATTCGTGAGGAGTCAGGAGTTAGGAGTTAGGAGTGATAACAAAGACGCCTCACCCCTCACTCCTCACCCTTCACCGTTTTCTTTGGAAAACATCCCGCTGAACGACAAACCGACCTACGAAATATTCGCCAGCGGCAACACCACCGCGATTTTCCAGTGTGAATCGCGCGGCATGCGCGAGATGATGATTAAGGCGCGGCCGGACCGCTTCGAGGACATCATCGCGCTGATTGCGCTCTACCGTCCGGGGCCGATGGAACTCATCCCGGAGTTTATACGCCGCAAGCAAGGCGCGCGCGTGGATTACATCGACCGGCGGCTCGAGCCGGTTTTGAGTCCCACCTACGGCATCATGGTGTATCAGGAACAGGTGATGCAGATCGCGCAGGTGATCGGCGGCTACAATCTGGGCGCCGCCGACTTGCTGCGCCGTGCGATGGGCAAGAAAGACGCGAAGGAAATGGCGCGGCATCGCGCCATTTTCGTCATGGGCGCGGGAAAAAACGGCGTGCCGGAACGGAGAGCCAACGACCTTTTCGACCTGATGGAGAAATTCGCGGGCTACGGCTTCAACAAATCACACGCCGCGGCCTATGCGGTGCTCGCCTACCAGACCGCGTATCTCAAGGCGCATTTCCCGGCGGCGTTCATGGCCGCCACGCTTTCGGCCGACATGGATGACACAGATAAGGTGCAGCTTCTCTACAAAGACTGCCTCGACAACCGTCTCGAAATTTTGCCGCCCGACATCAACCGGAGCGGATACCGTTTCGCGCCGGTGGGCGAAAGACAGATACGCTACGGGCTGGGCGCAGTGAAAGGCACGGGTGAAACGGCGATTGCGGCGATGGTGAAAGCGCGCGAGACCGGCGGGTTGTTTCGCGATCTCTTCGATTTCTGTCTGCGCGTGGACAAGCGCATCGTCAACCGCCGTTCCATCGATTCGCTGATTCGCGCCGGCGCTTTTGATTCGTTAAACCCGCATCGTGCGAGCCTGCTCGCTTCGATCGGCATCGCCATGGAAAACTCCGAGCAGGCGCAACGCTCGGTTAACCAGGTGAGCCTGTTCAACGAGCTCGAGGGCACGGCCATGCAGAAACCCGCGCTGGTGGAGGTGCCGGATTGGCCGGAAACGGTGCGATTGCAAAATGAAAAAATGGCGCTGGGTTTTTATCTGAGCGGCCACCCGTTCACCGCCTATCAGAAGAGCGTGCAAGGCCTCGTGAAAACGCGCTTAAGCGAACTTACGCCGCAGCAGCAGCCGGTTCTGCTCGCCGGCGTCATCTACAGCGTGCGCATCCAGCAGACGCGACGCGGCAGGATGGCGATCGTGGTGCTGGATGATGGCAGCAACCAAGTTGAAACAGTGGTGTTTAGCGAATTGTTCGAAGCGAACCGCGAGTTCCTGAAAGAGGACCAGTTGCTCATCGTTGAGGGCAAGGTTGGCTACGACGAATATTCAGGAGGCTTAAGAATCACTGCCGACAAACTGTATGATTTGACTGCAGCGCGCAACCAATTCGCCCGGGTGATGCGCATCAGGCTCAACGGCGAAGCGAGTGCCTCCAGACTGCGGACATTGCTCGGCCCCTACCGTAAAGGACTGTGCCCGGTCGCGGTCCGTTATTACAACGCACAAGCGATGTGTGAAGTGCAGTTGGGCGAGGAATGGCGGGTCAATCTCGATGACGATTTGCTGCGCGATTTGTGCGAATGGCTGGAGCCTGAGAACGTGGAGGTGGTCTACTAA
- a CDS encoding alpha/beta hydrolase → MKPGDSVFHSINGLRYHVRNWGEPRHPKLFLLHGWMDVSASFQFLVDELKRDWHVIAPDWRGFGLTQWNQGVYWFPDYLADLDALLNIYSPNQPANLVGHSLGGSVACLYGGVRPQRAKCIISLEGFGVPRTDPAETPTQFAKWLDEVTNPPQFKPYASFDEVAERLQKNNPRLTIDKTAFLARHWAKQDDAGKIVLVSDPKHKIINAVRYRLEEALACWQAVTAPVLWVYGSDSWIRDWLKDSLEQFAERKQAFKHFSESTIADAGHMLHHDQPARVAKAIEDFLKTAP, encoded by the coding sequence ATGAAACCCGGCGATTCGGTTTTCCACAGCATCAACGGCTTGCGCTACCACGTGCGCAACTGGGGCGAGCCGCGCCACCCCAAGCTCTTTCTGCTGCACGGCTGGATGGACGTTTCGGCCTCGTTCCAGTTTTTGGTGGATGAACTCAAGCGCGACTGGCACGTGATTGCCCCCGACTGGCGCGGCTTCGGCCTCACGCAGTGGAACCAGGGCGTTTACTGGTTTCCGGATTATCTCGCCGACCTCGACGCGCTATTAAATATCTACAGCCCGAACCAGCCGGCGAATCTGGTTGGGCACAGCCTCGGCGGAAGCGTGGCGTGCCTCTACGGCGGAGTCAGGCCGCAGCGCGCAAAATGCATCATCTCGCTCGAAGGCTTCGGCGTCCCGCGCACCGACCCGGCGGAAACACCGACGCAATTCGCCAAATGGCTGGATGAAGTCACCAACCCGCCGCAGTTCAAACCCTACGCTTCCTTCGACGAAGTGGCCGAGCGTTTGCAAAAAAATAATCCGCGGCTGACCATTGACAAAACGGCTTTTCTCGCCCGCCACTGGGCAAAACAGGACGACGCCGGAAAAATTGTATTGGTGAGCGACCCTAAGCATAAAATCATCAATGCGGTGCGCTACCGGCTTGAGGAAGCGCTGGCCTGCTGGCAAGCCGTGACGGCGCCCGTGCTGTGGGTTTATGGTTCTGATTCCTGGATACGCGACTGGCTGAAGGACAGCCTGGAACAATTCGCCGAGCGTAAACAAGCATTCAAGCACTTCAGCGAATCCACGATTGCGGACGCGGGCCACATGCTGCATCACGACCAGCCCGCCCGGGTTGCGAAAGCCATTGAAGATTTTCTAAAGACCGCGCCATGA